A single Dermacentor albipictus isolate Rhodes 1998 colony chromosome 3, USDA_Dalb.pri_finalv2, whole genome shotgun sequence DNA region contains:
- the LOC139057880 gene encoding uncharacterized protein, with protein MHDPGILLSVHVFLSMASCNHRVIAARFETCLRIHRVIMVFVKNNRASTISLACRFMKPAPEFRITNLVDKWQYTVWLTFTDYTGRQCVGQYCHPDSPRPGFWLYGRVLSFSKLKLFSNEKNIPNPPPISLRSSRTYRIQVNVGIVDDYGHIVSASVVRQSVGDRFIAVAT; from the exons ATGCACGACCCAGGCATATTGCTGTCTGTTCATGTCTTTCTCAGCATGGCATCGTGCAATCATCGTGTTATAGCTGCTCGTTTCGAGACGTGCTTGCGTATTCATCGCGTGATAATGGTGTTCGTCAAAAATAACCGTGCCTCGACTATCTCCCTCGCATGCAGGTTCATGAAGCCAGCGCCTGAGTTTCGGATTACAAACTTGGTGGATAAGTGGCAGTACACGGTCTGGCTCACCTTCACGGATTACACTGGGCGCCAATGCG TTGGTCAGTACTGCCACCCGGATTCACCGCGGCCCGGTTTCTGGTTGTACGGCCGGGTGCTGTCGTTTTCCAAGCTCAAGCTCTTCTCCAACGAGAAAAACATCCCGAACCCGCCTCCG ATCAGTCTGAGGAGTTCCCGCACTTACCGTATCCAAGTGAATGTTGGGATTGTGGACGATTACGGACACATCGTCAGCGCATCGGTCGTGCGGCAATCTGTTGGTGACCGCTTCATTGCCGTCGCAACCTGA